The Lytechinus pictus isolate F3 Inbred chromosome 17, Lp3.0, whole genome shotgun sequence genome contains a region encoding:
- the LOC129280380 gene encoding putative defense protein 1 yields the protein MRSMAPFVLVVAMLAAGMLLVDAYPSGPPLSACSNMRPTGHGTSTLTGTTPFSITANTTFYNPGENIEVTISGAQFIGFFVQARQRDAGSDMNAAVGTITPGNTNIGKTLDCSGGTKNAWSHKTNAPKTSESAIWTAPSDDHGTIAFRATIVQGPSSDRYWTDVYSANLPFGAPASPTSSGGGTTTDNGNGSNAVSGSSVLLVLSSCVLAAIGLQLYFGL from the exons ATGCGATCCATGGCGCCGTTTGTTTTAGTGGTAGCGATGTTGGCTGCAGGGATGCTCCTGGTAGATGCGTACCCCAGTGGACCACCCCTCTCGGCTTGTAGCAATATGAGACCAACTGGTCACGGTACCAGTACACTCACAGGGACCACGCCCTTCTCCATCACAGCCAATACTACCTTCTATAACCCTGGAGAGAATATTGAAG TGACCATATCTGGCGCCCAGTTCATTGGATTCTTCGTTCAAGCAAGGCAGCGGGATGCTGGGAGTGACATGAACGCTGCAGTAGGGACCATTACACCGGGTAATACCAACATTGGAAAGACACTGGACTGCTCTGGAGGTACAAAA AATGCCTGGTCGCACAAGACAAATGCTCCGAAGACAAGCGAATCGGCAATTTGGACAGCGCCATCTGATGACCACGGAACGATAGCTTTCAG GGCAACTATTGTACAAGGACCTAGCAGTGATCGATATTGGACTGATGTGTATTCTGCTAATCTACCCTTTGGAGCTCCAGCAAGTCCCACCAGTTCAGGGG GAGGTACGACTACCGATAACGGGAACGGATCGA ATGCTGTCTCTGGCTCATCAGTCCTCCTTGTTCTATCATCATGTGTGCTAGCTGCaataggcctacagctataTTTTGGATTATGA
- the LOC129280669 gene encoding histone H2B.2, sperm, whose protein sequence is MPRSPSKSSPRKGSPRKGSPRKGSPKRGGKGAKRAGKGGRRRNVVKRRRRRRESYGSYIYRVLKQVHPDTGISSRGMSVMNSFVNDVFERIAGEASRLCQANRRRTISSREIQTAVRLLLPGELAKHAVSEGTKAVTKYTTSR, encoded by the coding sequence ATGCCAAGAAGTCCATCGAAGAGTAGCCCGAGGAAGGGCAGTCCTCGTAAGGGGAGTCCTCGCAAGGGCAGCCCGAAGCGTGGTGGAAAgggagcaaagcgagctggaaaaggAGGTCGCCGTAGGAACGTTGTCAAGCGTCGCCGCCGTCGCCGAGAGAGCTACGGCAGCTACATTTACAGGGTGCTGAAGCAGGTCCACCCAGACACTGGCATCTCGAGCCGTGGCATGTCTGTGATGAATAGCTTCGTCAACGATGTCTTCGAGCGGATCGCTGGGGAGGCTTCTCGCTTGTGTCAAGCCAACCGACGTCGCACCATCTCCAGCCGGGAGATCCAGACTGCTGTTCGTCTACTTCTCCCAGGAGAACTGGCCAAGCATGCTGTATCCGAGGGAACGAAGGCTGTGACCAAATATACCACCTCCCGCTAA
- the LOC129280373 gene encoding deleted in malignant brain tumors 1 protein-like, which translates to MSKMENKGAIIALLFFLEFTCSFGVEPLRTRLVGGSGPHEGRVEVLYDGAWGTVCDDGWDINDADVVCRSLGFSRALTFNHRSAFGHGEGRIALSNVRCAGTELNIVYCSQENSVNTCTHLEDAGVVCKGADPLPTRLVGGSGSNEGRVEVFYDGGWGTVCDDQWDIEDAHVVCRSLGYARASASNGSAAFGQGTGDIILDDVLCTGSEPNIAFCQYYQDGYKSHNCGHHEDAGVVCEGIVSARLRGGGSEREGRVEVLYNGEWGTVCDDQFDQSDAHVVCRMLGFSHAESLSLEFGPGSGAIAVDDLQCKGTERNIQECRRKTDGHNCGHDEDIGVTCVELPVRLVGSSSPNQGRVQLYHEGSWGSICDDRWDINDAMVVCHMLGYQSASEALTANPFPERGDDPAGGVLLDQVQCEGDETHIGRCQHRGFRPEGCDHDEDAGVVCDGKSDFRVRLVGGPDEAQGRVELFYFGAWGTACHLNWTSADSRVVCKMLGYPDVLDTAYHSAYGPGSGSVLLRQPRCSGKESTLMDCRQAYPLGITECDHTMDIGVTCLRPNALQVRLVGSQSRNEGRVEVKYQDSWGTVCDDHFDLNDANVVCRMLGYQRATNVSCCGAFGQGSGGIALDEVDCKGTESNLGECMRNVLGVHDCTHSEDVGVTCIGMAPLESKSDSSEIPLKTTLTYGMLGGLSILLVIFLLFSTFLVNKVKVYRDKSLRRPQRWRPVQPRPASHVLKTNHYGSYAQPAKTPAGLYPSLSIIKASPGKGTVKANEKGKTGSTGKVKPNDGKGSKGSGPDKPVVVVVNDSKKGMLTSFVDKLKLSR; encoded by the exons ATGTCTAAGATGGAAAATAAAGGAGCTATCATCGCTCTGCTTTTCTTTTTGGAGTTTACATGTTCTTTTGGCGTCG AACCTCTACGAACTCGTCTTGTGGGCGGGAGCGGTCCTCATGAAGGCCGGGTCGAAGTCCTCTACGATGGCGCATGGGGTACGGTGTGCGATGACGGCTGGGATATCAACGATGCCGACGTGGTATGTCGAAGTTTAGGCTTTTCACGGGCTTTGACATTCAACCACCGGTCTGCCTTCGGACATGGCGAAGGAAGGATAGCTCTATCCAATGTCCGTTGTGCGGGTACCGAACTCAACATTGTTTATTGCTCTCAGGAGAACTCAGTTAATACGTGTACCCATCTAGAAGACGCCGGAGTGGTCTGCAAGGGAGCAG ATCCCTTACCTACCCGTCTTGTTGGTGGAAGTGGCTCCAATGAGGGTCGGGTCGAAGTCTTCTATGATGGCGGGTGGGGTACCGTTTGTGATGACCAATGGGACATCGAAGATGCCCATGTGGTGTGCCGATCATTAGGATACGCAAGAGCTTCGGCTTCTAACGGGAGTGCAGCATTCGGACAAGGGACTGGTGATATCATCCTGGATGACGTGCTCTGCACTGGGTCAGAACCGAACATCGCATTTTGCCAGTACTATCAGGACGGTTACAAATCACATAATTGCGGACATCATGAAGATGCAGGTGTTGTGTGCGAAGGGATTG TGTCAGCTCGTTTAAGAGGTGGTGGTAGCGAAAGAGAGGGTCGAGTGGAAGTGCTCTATAACGGCGAATGGGGAACCGTTTGCGATGACCAGTTCGATCAGAGTGACGCCCACGTCGTGTGTAGGATGCTTGGATTCTCACATGCAGAGTCGCTCTCTCTTGAGTTTGGGCCAGGCAGCGGGGCCATCGCGGTGGATGATCTACAATGCAAGGGTACAGAGAGGAACATTCAGGAATGTCGTCGAAAGACTGACGGACACAACTGCGGTCACGATGAAGATATAGGAGTCACATGTGTCGAAC TACCCGTCCGCCTGGTAGGTTCTTCAAGTCCTAACCAAGGTCGCGTTCAGCTCTACCATGAAGGTTCCTGGGGATCAATCTGTGATGACAGATGGGACATCAATGACGCCATGGTCGTTTGCCATATGCTGGGATATCAAAGTGCCTCCGAAGCCCTCACTGCCAATCCTTTTCCTGAACGGGGTGATGATCCTGCAGGAGGAGTTCTTTTGGATCAAGTTCAGTGTGAAGGTGATGAGACGCACATCGGTCGTTGTCAGCATAGAGGATTCCGTCCAGAGGGCTGTGACCACGATGAAGACGCGGGGGTCGTCTGTGATGGGAAAA GTGATTTCAGGGTCCGTTTGGTAGGTGGGCCAGATGAAGCACAGGGACGTGTTGAACTTTTCTACTTCGGAGCATGGGGTACAGCTTGTCATCTCAACTGGACCTCGGCTGATTCTAGGGTTGTATGTAAGATGCTGGGATACCCGGATGTTTTAGACACTGCTTACCACTCTGCATACGGTCCAGGAAGCGGCAGTGTTCTCCTCAGACAACCTAGATGCTCAGGAAAAGAATCAACCCTTATGGACTGCCGCCAAGCTTATCCACTGGGCATCACGGAATGTGACCACACAATGGATATAGGGGTTACATGCTTAAGACCGA ATGCCCTCCAGGTTCGTTTGGTTGGATCGCAATCTCGTAACGAGGGTCGCGTTGAGGTGAAGTACCAGGACTCTTGGGGAACGGTATGCGATGATCACTTCGACCTgaacgatgccaacgttgtcTGCAGAATGCTAGGCTATCAGAGGGCAACCAATGTCTCATGCTGCGGGGCTTTCGGGCAAGGTTCCGGTGGCATCGCGTTGGATGAGGTGGACTGTAAGGGTACAGAATCGAACCTCGGGGAGTGCATGAGGAATGTTCTAGGGGTGCATGACTGCACCCATTCGGAGGATGTCGGGGTCACCTGCATCGGAATGG CACCGCTGGAATCAAAGAGTGACTCATCAGAAATACCACTCAAAACAACTTTGACATACG GTATGCTAGGAGGCCTGAGTATCCTGTTGGTCATCTTCCTCCTGTTCTCCACTTTCCTGGTCAATAAGGTGAAAGTTTACAG GGACAAGTCCTTACGACGCCCTCAACGTTGGCGTCCTGTCCAACCTCGTCCAGCAAGTCATGTGTTGAAGACCAACCACTACGGGAGCTACGCCCAGCCAGCCAAGACTCCTGCGGGATTGTACCCAAGTCTCTCCATCATTAAAGCGTCACCTGGCAAAGGAACTGTGAAGGCAAATGAGAAAGGAAAGACTGGAAGTACGGGAAAGGTCAAGCCAAATGATGGGAAAGGGTCTAAGGGTTCTGGACCCGATAAACCAGTTGTAGTAGTGGTTAATGACTCAAAGAAGGGGATGCTGACCTCTTTTGTTGATAAGCTAAAGTTAAGTCGCTAG